ATATTAAGCTTTGCGTTCTTATACCAAACAAACTCCGCTTTCTGCATATCAAACTCCACAACTTTATCCCACTTCTGATACCATGTAAAATTATTTTCTGCAATTTTACCCCAGAACTTTTTAGGTTTATTCACTGATTTCCTATACACCTTAAAGTATTGTTCCAGAGAGTCTATACTGTAACTACTCATATTTACCGGATTTTTAAATGTTTAAACAATTTTAATTCTGAACATATCTGTGAGTGAAAAAGTTTTAGATATCCTTAGCTTTGTATAATAAAAAAAAGTAGTGGTCAGAATTTTTAATAATCTGACCACTACTTTCTTATATAAATATTCTCTTTTAGTACCTAATCGAACATCTTTCTGAATTTATTGAACACACTTTTACGTGCGGTTGCTGAAGGAGAAAAGCTCTCTGATTTCTCAAACTCTTCCATCTGCTTACGCTCTTTAGCACTAAGATTCTCCGGTACATATACATTTACATGTATCAACTGATCTCCCTTTCCATATCCATTAACAGTGGGCAGTCCCTTATTTCGCAGGCGTAAAACCTTACCCGGTTGTGTTCCCGGATCAATTTTAACTTTAGCTATACCATCAATTGTTGGCACCTCCACGGTTCCACCAAGTGCTGCAGTTGGGAAACTAAGGAACAGATTATATATCACATCATTTTCATCTCTGATAAGATTTGGATCTTCCTCCTCTTCTATTACTATCAGCAAATCACCGTTTACACCGCCTCTACGTGCAGCATTACCCTTTCCGGACATAGAAAGCTGCATACCTTCAGCTACACCTGCAGGAATCTTTATAGATATAACTTCTTCCTCCCTTACTATACCTTCACCATTACAGTTAGAACATTTTTTTGTTATTGTTTTTCCATCACCGTTACAGGTAGGACAGGTTGATGAAGTCTGCATTTGACCAAGTATAGTGTTTGCAACACGTGTTACAACCCCTGAACCATTACATGTGGTACATGTAGATACAGAGTTACCGTTTTCAGAGCCATTACCATCGCAGTGGGAACAAGAGACATATTTCTTAACTTTAATCTTTTTCTCAACTCCGTTAAGAATCTCTTTTAGTGTAAGCTTCACTTTCACTCGTAGATCAGAACCCCTGTTAACCCTTCTTCCGCGCTGAGAACTGCCAAAGCCCCCGAAACCGCCAAATCCACCAAAGTGTCCTCCGAAAATATCTCCAAACTGAGAGAAGATGTCGTCCATTGACATCCCTCCACCACCAAAACCGCTTGATGCAGAACTGCCTACACCTGCATGTCCAAACTGATCGTATCTTGCACGTTTATTCTCGTCACTCAATACTTCATAAGCTTCGGCAGCCTCCTTAAACTTTTCCTCAGAAGCCTTATCCCCTGGATTCTTATCCGGGTGATACTGAATTGCCTTTTTTCGGTAGGCCTTTTTTATCTCTTCAGCTGATGCATTTCTGGGTACCTCCAGAACTTCGTAATAATCTCTTTTACCGGCCATATTATTCTCCTACAACTACTTTAGGGAAACGAATAATTTTATCGTTCAATTTATAACCCTTTTGTATACAATCAATCACTTTACCTTTCTGTGACTCATCTTGTGCTGGTACGGTTGTAACAGCTTCAAAAGTGTCAGCATCAAAAGGCATGCCTACAGATTCGATCTCTTCTACTCCATTTTGTTTTAGGAAGCTGATGAACTTTGAATAAATAAGATCCATGCCCTCAAGCATTGCATCCTTATCCTCTGACTGATGCAAAGAGTCAAGTGCACGTTCAAAATCGTCTACTAATGATATAATATTAAGCAGAACTCTCTCACCTCCATTTTTTATGATCTCTGCTTTCTCTTTTATAGTTCTTTTTCTGAAATTGTCAAATTCAGCATTTAACCTTAGGAAACTGTCATTCAGATCTTCATGACTTTTCTGAAGCTCATCATATTCACTCTTAAGCTTTGTATACTCGTCAATATCCTCCTGTTCCCCGGAATCTTTATTTACTTCTTCCTTAGCTGAATTATCGCTGTTTTCTGTCAAATTGTCCTTAATATCTTTTTCACTGTCTTTAGCACTATCGTGCTGACCTGTTCCACGTTTCATATATAATTTATTTTGTTTTCAATATCTACCCTAAGTCTACTGCAAATAGTTTGCCATAATTTTTTCAAAGAAATAATTCACACCATTCATCAAAAATTTCTACTTGATGCCAACCATGTCTGCTCAGGCTTTGTCTTATCTTCTTTAATGGTTTTTCTTTTCCCAACTGAGATTTTGAAAAAAATTTATCTGCAAAGCAGATTATCTGCTCCTCAAGACTTTGGGGTCTCATATCTCTTTTTGGAATTGGCAAGTTCCTGTTGAGGATTGTTTCAAGACTTAGTCCTGTACCTGTATGTCTCTCACACACCTTACCATGCTTAGGGTACCCCTCTTCGGTCAATAGCTCTCGTCCCAGATAACCGTGACATATATATGGCATATCTCCCATACATGCAATATGAGGAGCTTTGGTCTTAAAAATCCCAATATCATGAAGCATTCCTGCCTCCTCTATAAACTTAACATCTACAGCCAGCTCAGGATGTTTATTAACTATATCAAGAGCCTTTTTTGTCACATCGCTACAATGAGACATATAGATATCATATAATTTAGTTCCTTCTTTATAGTACTTTCTTATAATTATATTTGGATCCATAAATATCGGTTTTCCAGCTACAAAGGTAGCATAAAAATATCAATCTGTCAGCTGATTCATATTTGTTAATTTAGTCTAAACATATAAGTGAGAAAATATAAATAACATATATTTGTCAACATATGCTGAAAAAAAGGTTGAATAGGCTTAGTTTGTTTTATCCATTGCTGTTTACATTATACGTATGCAGTATCACACTTTTCACCCATTCACATTATATTAACAACATCAGGTACGTTCACTCACACCCTATAAGGTTAGGTGAAATACCTTCACATGACCACTCTGAAAAAGAGCTTCAGCTGCTCGATCAGCTTTTCAACACATCAATAACATCAGATATAATACCTGATGTAGATCTTTCAGGTAATATTCCCCTAAAAAAGATAAGATATAGCAATCTTTATCAGCACCTGCACATAATTAGCCCCACTACATCATTACTGCTCAGGGCTCCTCCTTCATTTCTGTGAATAGATCGGTCTGGATATCAGACCACACAATCATTTCATCTATGATTGATAAAATAGTAGACCTATCATAGTCTGATAGTCTCATACAGAATAACTATACACTCAAATCAAACAACAGAATGAAGAAGTTTATAATAATCACTCTGATAGTTGTACTATTTAACAACTATATCAAAGCGGATAATAACATTACAGATCAGACAGATGCAAATATTTATGGCCATGTTTTGGATAAAAAAACCAATGAACATCTCCCATATGCAACAGTTAAACTGCAGGGCACAACAATTGGGATAACTACAGATGGTACTGGCCACTACTTTTTAAGAAATCTTCCCACAGGCAATTTCACTCTTGAAGTGTCTATGATTGGATTCAAGACAGTTTCAAGAGAAGTAAACATTGAAGCCGGAAAAACAATAGAGATAAATTTTGAACTGGAAGAGTCGTCAACTTCACTTAATGAAGTGGTTGTATCTGCAAATAGAAATGAGACAACAAGAAGAACTGCACCATCACTAGTCAGTGTTCTCGATATGCAAACATTAGATGTAACAAATTCAAAAACATTGTCGGATGGACTTAAATTTCAACCCGGATTAAGAGTTGAAAATAATTGCCAGAATTGTGGAACTACACAGGTTAGAATAAATGGTATGGAAGGTTCATATTCACAGATTCTCATCGACTCTCGGCCGATGATTGGAGCACTAGCTGGTGTTTATGGTCTGGAACAGATACCTGCTAATATGATTGAACGAATTGAAATAATTCGTGGAGGCGGATCTGCCCTTTTCGGAGCCAATGCCATAGGAGGAACAATTAATATTATAACGCGGGAACCTATTAGAAACAGTGGTGAGTTCTCTCACACCTTATCAAGTATAAACAGCAGCGGTAGTTTAGAGAATAACACAACATTTAATGCCTCACTTGTAAATGACACTCGAAATGCAGGTATAATGGTTTATGGTCAGCACCGCCTAAGAGATGGGTTTGATATAGATGGAGATAGCTTTACAGAGCTGCCCTCGTTAAAAAACAGGTCACTCGGATTTAGATCTTTCCTTAAAACAGGTGTATATTCAAAGCTTACCCTTGAATACAGGAATATTCATGAGTTCCGGCGTGGTGGAGACAGATTAGATCTTAAACCTTATGAAAGTTTTATAACAGAGCAAGTTGAGCATTACATTAATAGTGGTTCTCTGAGCTTCGATAAATATTCATCTGATCAAAAAAGCAAACTTAATCTCTATACAGCTGCCAGTCATACGGAAAGAGCAAGTTACTATGGTGCAGGTACTCCTTTTAATAATAATGTACCTGCAATTGAACCAGGTATGTCTCAAGATGAAATCGAAAGCATAAATGAAATAATAAAGAACAACCAAGCACGATTAAATTCCTTTGGTACAACATCTGAACTCACCTATCAGATTGGAGGTCATTATATCCGATCGTTCAGCAATCTGTGGTTCATGCCGGCTGACCTTACTGCCGGAGCTGAATACCTTGGGAGTGAACTTGATGATATAAGTGGCTACCGAACAGAGAAAATTTCACAGAAAACATATACATTAAGTGGATTCATCCAAAATGAATGGAAAATTGAAATGTGGAGCTTTCTTGTTGGTGGAAGACTTGATAAGCATAATTTAGTGGATAACGCAATTTTCAGTCCTAGAATTAATATGCGGTACAACCCAACCGAAAATATTAACTTCAGACTTACATATAGTGCGGGTTTTCGTGCGCCTCAGATATTCGATGAAAACCTCCATGTGGATATTGCAGGAGGTAAACAGATAGTGAGGATACTCTCTGAAAAGCTGAAAGAAGAGAGATCAAACAGTGTTAGTGGCTCGGTAGATTTCTATCATCAGATAGATAACAACAGACTATTAAACCTGCTTATCGAGGGATTCTATACAAAACTAAACAACCCTTTTACTGATGTAAGACTTGGAAATGAAATTGTTATAGAGAATGCAAGCTCTGGAGCGATGGTGTATGGTATGAACCTTGAAGGCAGAATTGCATTAAACAATAAACTCGATCTGCAGGCAGGGGCTACATTTCAAAAAAGTCTGTATGAAGAGGAGAGAAAATGGTGGGAACCTGAAACACCCGAAGAGGAAGAATTAGATAAGGTAATACCTACGAAAAGAATGATGCGAACACCTGACAGTTATGCATATTTAGTGATAACTTTAGCTCCAACAGATAAGTTTACAGCCTCTTTGTCGGGCAACTATACTGGCAGTATGCTTGTGCCTCATGATGCAGGTTTTGGTGTAGAAGGTGTTGACAAGTTCTCTACAGTTTATATAACTGAAAAATCTCCATCATTTTTTGAACTCAATACAAAAATTGCATACACTATTAATGTTTATCATGACACAAAGCTTGAGCTGAATGCTGGCATTCAAAACATTTTCAACTCATTTCAGAAAGATTTTGATACCGGTGCAGGAAGAGCCAGCAACTACATTTATGGACCTGGAATGCCAAGAACATTTTTCATAGGTACAAAAATATTGCTCTAACTATCAAAAAACATTAAACCAAAACAGGTGCAACTGCATAAAGTTGCACCTATTTTATTTATACATATCTATTTTATTGGTCACATTCTACTCTTACATGCTCCTTATTTAAAAGAGCAACATAAGAACAAGGTAAGAGCAAAGTAAGAGTTAAGCAAGTACCAATAGTGTGTAAACTGTCAATATAATTATAACGGAATTACATATTTTTTCATTGCCTCATCCTGGAGAGATTTTGGCACAGCCTCCTTCACTTCATCAACAATAATGTTGATCAACCTTTCGCGGATAAACTCCTTACGGGTTACGAGACTGACTTCACGTACAGGAGTTGAGTTTTTAAATGGTCTTACATTCTTTTTTTGCTTCTCACTGAGGTTGGCGATAGCCATTTCTGGAATAACAGTCAGACCCTCATTCTCATCTACAATATTTATAAGTGTATCGATACTGCCCGCTTCATAGGAGAAAATGGATTGATTTGCACCTTTTCTTTTCTTAAGATTGCACAAGTGAAGAATCTGCGTCCTGAAACAATGCACCTCGTCAAGCAACCATAACTTAGTAGCATTCAGATCATCTTCATCCAATGCATTTTTTGCATACAGAGATCGCTCAAGTGGTGAAACATATGCAAAAAACTGTTCGTAATAGATTGGGGTTTCATTTATCGAAGGTTCTTTCAGCGGAGTAGCCAGAATTCCACCATCAAGAGAATCATTAGATAAACCTTTTAATATCTGATCGGTTGTAAGCTCTGAAATAATTATTCTGATATCATAATTATTGTCACGATGAACCTGCATGAGTTTAGGCAAAAGATAGGGAGAGATAGTAGGAATTATTCCGAGTCTGAACACCCCTTTTACGATACCTTTCTCCTCCAGAATTATCTCCTTTATATGATTAACCTGAGCAACAGCAACGCGGGCTTGGTCGATAATACGTTCTCCAATCTCTGTTGGCTGAACAGGCAGTTGTGAACGATCGAATATTTTTACTCCCAGCTCCTCCTCCAGCTTTTGAATCATCATACTCAGTGTTGGCTGTGTTACAAACGATGCCTCTGCAGCTTTGGAAAAATGGCGATAGTTATCTACTGCAATAATATATTCTAACTGTTGTATATTCATAAAGCTTATTCTTTAATCAAATGAAACATAAAAATTACCTGTATATTACTTGTAGTTTGAGAAATACTTCATAAACTGTACACGTTCGTACAGGTATGGACTCTTTATGTTTGCATAGTTCAATTTACCCTTAAACTCCTCAATATTTGTATAGTTGTTTTGGTTCATCCACTCTTCAATACATGTAAGGATATGATCAACTGTTTCCAAACCGTTTTCATATAATGTACTGCATAATTGTATTGCTCCAGCACCTGCAAGAATTCCCTTAATTACATCTTCCCATGAATGAACACCGTATGAACAGGCAATATCAAAATCAGGCACTCGACCCGACACTATTGCGGTCCACCTTAAAGTATCACTGAAATCAGAAGGGTTGCTGAAAACCGGACCTGGTACTAACTCCAGAGTCTTAATATCAATATCAAGCTGATAGAAACGATTAAACAACACTATACCATCAGCTCTAAGAGCCTTCAACTTTGAAACAAGTCCCGGTAAATTACTGATATTCTTTGCCATTTTGATTACAACCGGTATATGGATAACCTTTTTTAGTTCCCTGACAATATTAACATATGTATCCTCAAGATATGTATCTCCAAACTCACCGGCATTTAGAACAAACAGGTTAAGTTCCAAACCATCAGCTCCTGCATCCTGAATAGTTTTTGCAAATTCAGTCCATCTTGCCATTTTATAGCAGTTTATACTTGCAATAATTGGCACACTGCAACGCTTCTTTGCCGATCTGATTAAATCAAGATATTTATCCATATGATTCATCTGAACATAAGTATTGATGTAATCTGCAGCTTCCGGGTAATCTGCTATCTGAGATAGTTTTTCTGAATGATTTTCAATCTGCTCTTCAAAAAGAGATTTCAAAACTATTGCTCCCACACCTGAGTTTTCCAGTTCTATAATCTTATTAATAGAATTTGTTAACCCACTGCTTGCAGCAATTATGGGATTTTTTAGTTTTAACCCCGCAAATGTTGTTTGTAAACTTGTAGTCATACGATGAAGAAATGTTTTTCAAAATTTCATAATAAACAAAAATAGGGAATTTTATTGATAAAATCGATATGTTATATTTAAAAATAATGTCATCGTTTATCAGCGACTTCCAAATATAAGTGTCCCTATTCTTACAATTGTACTCCCTGACTCAATTGCGAGGGGGTAGTCGCCGGTCATTCCCATTGAAACTTCTTTAAAATCAGCATCATCTTTAAAATGAAGATCTTTGAATTCATCAAAAAGCGACTTAAGCTGATCGAACTCATTTTTCACCTTTTTTTCATCTTCAGTAAATGTGGCCATACCCATGAGGCCCGAAATTTTCACATGCCTGCATTCTCTCCATCTGCCTTCTGACAAGAACTTGCGACACTCTTCGGGAGAGAATCCTGATTTAGTGTCTTCATCTGCAATATGTATCTGAAGCAAACATGGTATTACCCTGTTATTGGCGCTACCCTGCTTCTCAATTTCACGCATTAGCCTCTCACTATCTAAGCTATGAATTAACGTAACAAAAGGGGCAATCTGTTTTACTTTATTACGCTGCAGATTCCCAATGAAATGCCACTCAATATCTTTTGGCAGTTCCTGTTGTTTTTGCACAAGCTCCTGTACACGACTCTCGCCAAACAATCGCTGTCCGGCATTATAAGCTTCCATAATCTCTTCATTTGAATGAAATTTGGAAACAGCAACAATCTTTACATTCGATGGAACAGTCTCTTTTAACGCCTCTATTTTTGATCTTATACTCATTCTTCCTTATTAGTAACCTTATCGCCCGTATATGGGAAAACATCCATAATAGCTGTCTCTGTGACAGACGCTATTGAATAGTCTATCATAGTTTTTTTCATTTCAGCCTCAATAATTTCAACTGCCTCTTTAAGTTCAGATGCCTGAACGAGCATGTTTACAGCAGTTTTTTTCTCTGAACCGCTTTTTTCATCAAGTGTTATATAATACAGTTTTGCCTTATAATATCTATCACCTGTTTCATTAAAAAATGAGTCTGAATATTTAACTCGCTTAATATCAGACACAGTAAATTCGCCCGAAATGAAGGGTCTGATCTCTTCTATAATTCTTGCCTCAGCTTCGGTAAATGACAACGCATCCACCAGATAAGGCTCTGTAACAGTTTTCTGAATGCCGGTCTCCAGCATTTTATCATATCTCAGTTTACACTCAAACCAGTTGTACATATAATCTTATTAATTTATTTTATTAGGATAACAAAGATAAGGATAAAATAGAAATGAAAAGGAGATTTTGTGAAAGCTGAAGTGATTTGCAGTTATTCGGTTTTAAATACTATTTTTGCAAATTATCTTAATAAAATGATTGGAACCATTGTAAATACAGTAGCGGTACTGGTGGGCGGACTACTAGGTCTTGTTCTCAATAAAAAAATGCCTGGAAGAGTTACATCAATTTATTTTCAGGCAATTGGACTTTTCACTCTTGCAATAGGAGCCACTATGGCTGTGAGCATGGAAAAAATACTTATAATAGTTAGCAGTCTTGCTATTGGTTCTCTCTTGGGTGAGTGGTGGAACCTGGAAAAAGGTGCAGAACAGTTGAGTGAGTACCTTAAAAAGCGCTTCAAAATTGGGAGTGAGAGGTTTTCAGAGGGATTGGTTACTGCTTTTCTTTTGTTTTGCGTAGGTTCGATGACTATACTTGGCACTATACAGGAAGGAACAGGAGGGTCACCTGATCTCCTTTATACTAAATCGATGATGGATTTTTTCTCTGCAATACTCCTGGCTTCTGCATTTGGAGTAGGTGTAGCATTTTCTGCTCTGCCACTTTTTTTATTTCAGGCATCATTGACGCTATTTGCCATGTTTGCATCCCATTTTTTCACTGATGATATTATACTGGGACTAACCAATGTAGGAGGAATATTATTAATAGGATTAGGTATCAACATACTTGAAATAAAGAAACTCCGCATTATGAATATGCTTCCCTCTCTGGTTATAGTGGTGCTGTTACTATGGATTTTTAACTAAATTCCTCTCAAAAGTTGCAAAAGAAAGATCAGAAGTTAGGTTTATGGCTGTTGGTTTTTATAGCCCTCGGATCGATGATTGGATCCGGCATATTTAATTCTCCTAAAGATCTCATCAGTTCGGCTAATCCACAAGGTGCGATGATTGCCTGGCTTATAGGTGGATTCGGAGCTTTGATGCTTGCTCTGGTATTTGTTTATCTCGCAGCAAGAAAACCAGAATTGAAAAGTGGTATCTATGCCTATGCCCGTGATGGGTTTGGCGATTTCATGGGATTCAATTCAGCATGGGGATACTGGTCGTTAGGCTGGCTTGGCAACATTGGATTTATCGTACTATTTTTTAAGACATTTAATGATCTGCTGGGCGATAAAGCTATTTCACCCCTACAAGCTTTTATTATTGGTTCACTTATTATCTGGATATTCTTTTTTATACTGAAAGCGGGTATAAGAGAAGGCGCCATACTTAATTTCATAGTAACAACTGCAAAGCTGATTCCTGTTATTCTTATAATAGTTCTAGGTGTTTTACTGGTAAAAAGTGATCTCTTCATTGTAGAAAACTGGCAAACAAGACTTGCCTCAACAGGTGAACCAATATCGCCCACGATACAGATTAAAAGTGCAATGGCAATTATTTTATGGTGTTTCGTGGGAATGGAGGCAGCATCGGTATTATCTGGAAGAGCCAAAAGTCAGAAGATTGTCAGACTTACTATTATAATCTCTCTGCTTATTGTGCTTGGGGTATATATGCTGATCACTTTTATTGCAATGTCCTCTATACCGGCAGATAAATTAGCAGCATCTGAGACTCCTTTGGCACTGGTTCTTGAGCAGACTGCGGTAGGTGCAGCCGGAGGAGTGATAGTGAAGCTTGGAATTATGGTTTCCGTGCTTGGTGCAAGTTTCTCCTGGATTATGCTGTCGGTTGAGACACTATATGTTGCAGCAGTTGATAATGTTCTTCCCCGTATATTTAAAAAGGTAAACAAAAACGGAACCCCCGTAACTGTACTTCTGATTACTCAGGGTTTTACTCAAATATTTCTTATTTCAATATTGTCGCCTAAACTAAACGAGACATATCTGGCTGCTATAACAATTGCAACTACGCTGGCGCTTATTCCCTATTTACTGTCATCACTTTATGCTGTAAAGATTGCAATGATTAACAGAAAAAGGGAATCATTGCATCATCTTATTATTGCACTGTTGGGTACGATCTACTCTCTTTATGTAATATTTGCCGTAGGTATTAAATATCTTATTCTTTCCTTACTATTTTATGCCATAGGATCACTTCTCTTTATAAAAGCAAAAAGAGAGCAAAAAAAACAGCCCAAACCTTGGGAGTGGGCTGTTATAGTTTTATTGCTAATTGGATCACTGATAATAACCGGTCTGATTTTTTCAGGGAAAATCATTCTCTGATTATCTGTCAAATGTATATCTTAATGTAGCTCCTATTCTGGCAGGATAACCACGCTGAACGAATGAATTAGTATTTCCTGTAGTCATATCGGACGCCTCAAAAAGGAATGAATTATAATCTTTTCCTAATAGGTTTTTTCCCCATAATTCCAGAGAAAAAACACCTTTCTCAACTGCTACTGTTCCATTTACCAAACCATAAAATGGCTGATAAAGCTCTTCGCCATTTACATCTTCATTAGACTCAGTCCAGTATATTTTTCCTACTCCTGTATATTGAACATTAGCAATAAATCTGTCAATAAAAGATCCATTACCAAATTTATATACATAACCGGCTCCCAGACTTAAAGTATGACGAGGAGCAAATGGGATATAATTTCCTGCATAATTTACATCCTCAGATGCCTGATAGTCTTTAAATCGAGCATTAGCAAAGCCATAATCACCATAAAATGAAAGATTACTAATAGGACTGTACTTAACACTCAACTCAAATCCCTTGCTTTCTGATTTACCGGCATTTTCCACTGTTCTGCCTGAAGTTCCCTGTCTTGTAAGTTTAATTATCTGGATGTCATTTACTCGAGAGTAGAACAGAGCATATGTAAGTGAAAGTTTATTGTTTAACATTTCATAGCGACCACCCAGCTCATATGTCCAACTTGTTTCAGGATCATATGAAAGCATCTCCTCCAGACTTGGATCTTCATCTCCATTTCCGGGAGCACCACCACCAGGCAACATTCCGGGAGGCATTCCGCTCATTGCATTTCTCATTATTGATTCCGAAAGAGCTCCTTGCAGCACTTCGGAGAACACCTGTTCGTTATATCCGCCTGTTTTATATCCTTTAGAGGCTGATAAATAAATCATTGAAGTAGGTGAGTAATTATATTTTAATGCGAATTTTGGAAGAAGCTGACCAAAATCCCTGCTGAAAGACCCTTCAATTAAAGTATCTCCCTCAACAAATATATCAGGCATTGGTCTGTTTGGAATCTGAAATTTAAGATTTACATCACCACCATCACTTTCAGTAGAGAAATCTATGGCAGTCTGCTCATAGTCGAATCTCAAACCTGCTGTAGCTGACAAGCCTTCAACACCAAAAAGATCATTTATTGTTGATTGGTGGAAAAGAGCCGCTCCCTTTGAGGGTTTTGTATATATTCCGGGAAGATCAATTCTATCATTAGCGTAGACAATTCTAAGCGGGGCTCCCATTCTCTCCATAGCTGTATCGAGATGACCCTGCATGGCAACCATACCATCCTCTTTAATTGCTACAGGTGTATCTACAACTCTTCTGTCATAAAATCCAAATGCACCAAGCACCCAGCTATAAGTTTTATTTAAGTCTGACTTAACGGTAAACTCCTGACTAATAGAATGCTGCTTTTGCTTTTGATTTATAGAAAAAACAGAATTGGAGGTATAGTCCTGATCCATTTTCATATCATCTTTCAGATACTGAAATCCGGTTGTTGAGTGAACTGTGAAGCCACTCCTGCGCCATTCAAGAGACAATCCGTTTGTAAAAAGATGGCGATCATAGGAAGAGGGTTCATTAAAACTGGATCTGGTTGAATCGACATGCATATAGGGGAATGCTCCACCGGTAACATAATCATAATTACCAAACAGCATTGCTTTAAAATCAGGTGATGCCTGCCATTCTAATTTAATTTTGCCTCCGGCATTTTCTGAATTGTCGACTTTTTCTCCTGTATAGCTATTAGTAAAATAACCATCATCGCGCTTATAATATGCTGCTGCAGAGAGACCAAAATTGTTGGAAAGCTTACTGTAATTTGAGCCCATTAGTGAAAACTGGCCATAATTGCCCCCACTCATTGTCAAGCGGGTTCCCTGATATGCTAAAGGAGACAGGGTGTAAAGATTCACAATGCCGCCAATTGCATTTCTGCCATAAAGTGTTCCTTGTGCTCCTCGCAATACCTCTACACGCTGAATATCCTGAAATTCAAAATCAAAAGCTGATGGATTGAAGCTTGGCACATTGTCTACATACAAACTAACTGTTTGAGAACCTAACCGTGCACCAATACCTCTAATATAAATAGGAGTGGACACTTTTGAACCATAAGTGGGTATAAAGAAGTTTGGTATATAACTGCTTAGATCAGGCAGTGATTCAATCTGTGTATTCTGCAGCTGCTTAGGAGATACAACCGAAACAGCGGTTGGCATATTTTTCAGGTTATTTGTTTCCTTCACGGAACTACTAATCACAAATTCGTCTAAATAATATACCCTTAATGTATCTTGTGGATTTTCTTTTTCATAATCTGCTCCTGAAGCAGTAATAA
This portion of the Lascolabacillus massiliensis genome encodes:
- a CDS encoding TonB-dependent receptor produces the protein MKKLILLMSVVCYTFITASGADYEKENPQDTLRVYYLDEFVISSSVKETNNLKNMPTAVSVVSPKQLQNTQIESLPDLSSYIPNFFIPTYGSKVSTPIYIRGIGARLGSQTVSLYVDNVPSFNPSAFDFEFQDIQRVEVLRGAQGTLYGRNAIGGIVNLYTLSPLAYQGTRLTMSGGNYGQFSLMGSNYSKLSNNFGLSAAAYYKRDDGYFTNSYTGEKVDNSENAGGKIKLEWQASPDFKAMLFGNYDYVTGGAFPYMHVDSTRSSFNEPSSYDRHLFTNGLSLEWRRSGFTVHSTTGFQYLKDDMKMDQDYTSNSVFSINQKQKQHSISQEFTVKSDLNKTYSWVLGAFGFYDRRVVDTPVAIKEDGMVAMQGHLDTAMERMGAPLRIVYANDRIDLPGIYTKPSKGAALFHQSTINDLFGVEGLSATAGLRFDYEQTAIDFSTESDGGDVNLKFQIPNRPMPDIFVEGDTLIEGSFSRDFGQLLPKFALKYNYSPTSMIYLSASKGYKTGGYNEQVFSEVLQGALSESIMRNAMSGMPPGMLPGGGAPGNGDEDPSLEEMLSYDPETSWTYELGGRYEMLNNKLSLTYALFYSRVNDIQIIKLTRQGTSGRTVENAGKSESKGFELSVKYSPISNLSFYGDYGFANARFKDYQASEDVNYAGNYIPFAPRHTLSLGAGYVYKFGNGSFIDRFIANVQYTGVGKIYWTESNEDVNGEELYQPFYGLVNGTVAVEKGVFSLELWGKNLLGKDYNSFLFEASDMTTGNTNSFVQRGYPARIGATLRYTFDR